From Watersipora subatra chromosome 8, tzWatSuba1.1, whole genome shotgun sequence, a single genomic window includes:
- the LOC137402410 gene encoding uncharacterized protein: MKPGIDYYTASFSPATIQTQFAVVAVMNGTTNVIIALKAPITWDDNEVQVVNVDLHRNEVFQLLPTTSWGTRFNLVPTWFRTVGDIFRVVAKDDNTRISWNGDARTLARAGDHTELKLRSTRAYSLTATRPIMVMQLIKSQASAYNSEPADPCWHAVAPVELYTNKSTVVTPLYSRGFYKDGEHFKNYLTIIVPEQFQNDIRINGVSVNSNPDVRYANTNERRIIRGSDYVAVDIILQKEGIGTYEIINVNPGVKFSGYLVGVADRESYCVLIGN, encoded by the exons ATGAAACCAG GAATAGACTACTACACTGCTAGCTTCTCTCCAGCCACCATACAAACACAATTCGCAGTTGTTGCTGTTATGAATGGAACAACAAATGTAATAATTGCACTAAAAGCTCCTATTACATGGGATGATAATGAAGTGCAGGTTGTCAATGTAGATCTCCACAGAAATGAAGTTTTCCAG CTTCTACCAACAACTTCTTGGGGTACCCGGTTCAACCTAGTCCCAACTTGGTTTAG GACTGTTGGAGATATATTCAGGGTAGTTGCGAAAGATGATAATACCAGAATTTCATGGAATGGAGATGCCAGGACGCTTGCTCGAGCAGGCGATCACACCGAGCTTAAACTGAGGTCTACTCGCGCTTACTCCCTCACAGCGACCCG ACCAATTATGGTAATGCAACTTATTAAATCGCAAGCTTCAGCTTACAACAGTGAACCTGCGGATCCCTGCTGGCATGCAGTAGCACCAGTAGAATTGTACACGAATAAGTCGACAGTCGTAACTCCTCTCTACAGTCGTGGATTCTATAAAGATGGTGAACATTTCAAGAACTACCTGACCATCATTGTACCCGAGCAGTTTCAAAAtg ATATCCGTATCAATGGAGTGTCGGTCAACAGTAATCCAGATGTCAGATACGCGAACACAAATGAGAGACGGATTATTCGGGGCTCAGATTATGTAGCAGTTGacattatattacaaaaagaaGGAATTGGCACTTACGAGATCATAAACGTAAACCCTGGCGTCAAGTTCTCTGGCTACTTGGTCGGCGTGGCTGACCGGGAAAGCTATTGTGTGCTGATAGGAAACTAA